In the genome of Mesotoga infera, the window TCCTTCCTCCCACTTCAATGATCTTCCCATCTACAGAGAAATCTCCGTTTCGCTCATCCACACAGGCAAAGATTCTTTTACCCGAATCTTCGAAGGATTGTGCCACATAGGCTTCTCTTCTTGTTCCAATATTTCCTGTACCAATTGAGTAGAAAGCAGGGTCGCCAAAGAATATTTTCTCACCCTTGGAGAAAGTTCGATTATCATTCTCTCTATATACTATTCTGATTACTCCTGTTGCATTCATTACAGTAAGAAGTTCATAGAGCTTTCTCTTCCCTATACCCCAGTCTCTACACATTCTCTCTATGTTCAGTGTTGGTACTTTTGAAATCGCCAAGAACCCAACAACGGCATTCATTAGCCTGAAGTGAATATCTGAGATTTGGGGAACGAAGAACGGAACATCTCCATGTAGTGTTTTTTCGATAATGCGTTCTATTTGCTCTCGAAAGTCCCATTCCATGTAAGACGGTCTGAATCCTCGCTCAAGATACTCTTCAAAAGCAGAAAGTACGTTCGTACCGTTTATTATCTCTTTAACTGCCGAACTCTCAGGAGAGAATGGTTCTAGTTCCGGCAGCAATATTCCGTCTCTAAGAAATATGTATTCTCTCAAAGACATTAGAGGGATTTGAACCCTAGAGAATCTTCTTGATAGATCTGCGATCCCCTGTCTTAATACTAGGCTGCTGCTATCGCTAGCTATTACAAGCTTTCCTGGATAGGAATCGTAGAGGGCCTTGAGATGAATGCTCCAATCTTTTGCGTAGTGAGCTTCATCCACTATTATCCCCTCATAACCCCTTACAAAGGCCGTCTTTGCT includes:
- a CDS encoding ATP-binding protein, producing MNADELVQSLEEIQKRKEMELPSRLRPYFDKIQMKNRAVLVFGPRGVGKTTFLLNRFRERKVLYVSADNPLVSTSDIWNIAKTAFVRGYEGIIVDEAHYAKDWSIHLKALYDSYPGKLVIASDSSSLVLRQGIADLSRRFSRVQIPLMSLREYIFLRDGILLPELEPFSPESSAVKEIINGTNVLSAFEEYLERGFRPSYMEWDFREQIERIIEKTLHGDVPFFVPQISDIHFRLMNAVVGFLAISKVPTLNIERMCRDWGIGKRKLYELLTVMNATGVIRIVYRENDNRTFSKGEKIFFGDPAFYSIGTGNIGTRREAYVAQSFEDSGKRIFACVDERNGDFSVDGKIIEVGGRSKKPKKAEFVIRDDTDLPYSNSIPMWTLGFQY